A stretch of Lutra lutra chromosome 9, mLutLut1.2, whole genome shotgun sequence DNA encodes these proteins:
- the MCFD2 gene encoding multiple coagulation factor deficiency protein 2, producing MRSLRLLRTPFLCGLLWAFCAPGSRAEEPGASFSHPGSVGLDKHTVHDQEHIMEHLEGVINKPEAEMSPQELQLHYFKMHDYDGNNLLDGLELSTAITHVHKEEGNEQAPPMSEAELINLIDGVLRDDDKNNDGYIDYAEFAKSLQ from the exons ATGAGATCTCTGCGGCTGCTCAGAACCCCCTTCCTGTGCGGCCTGCTCTGGGCCTTTTGTGCTCCAGGTTCCAGGGCTGAGGAACCTGGGGCCAGCTTCTCCCATCCTGGCAGCGTGGGCCTGGATAAGCATACAGTGCACGACCAAGA GCATATCATGGAGCATCTAGAAGGTGTCATCAACAAACCAGAAGCAGAGATGTCCCCACAAGAACTGCAGCTCCATTATTTCAAAATGCATGATTATGACGGCAATAATTTGCTTGATGGCCTAGAACTCTCCACAGCCATCACTCACGTCCATAAGGAG GAAGGGAATGAACAGGCCCCACCAATGAGTGAAGCTGAACTGATTAACTTAATAGATGGTGTTCTGAGAGACGATGACAAGAACAATGATGGATATATTGACTATGCTGAATTTGCAAAATCACTGCAGTAG